A single Saccharolobus shibatae B12 DNA region contains:
- a CDS encoding S53 family peptidase, with the protein MERRIIQVIVISTFLLISVLFPLLSLAYSTTSVNPSYPQSSIISSLPSNTNIILSFFIPPKNLNELYLVTQEVANHQIKPLSNAQLISMFSNQEKVNETIEYLESKGFAIVYKSPFEVMAEAPISLVSSVFETSFVVAKSASGEIYYKPAGNVKIPSVLDNVLIGGLTNFTNVSLPLIQLGKLENGNLIPNKQVYSSFVYTFQFSATWYTPKVIEGAYNITPLLNSTADKKVTIAVIDAYGDPEIYQDVNLFDAKFGLPSINLTVLPVGPYNPENGLFTGWFQEVALDVEAAHAAAPYSNILLVVAPSATLEGLFSAIDIVVSEDLAQVVSMSWGLPGILFGASGFYAVFNGIAFPNYPYYDYYFELGSAEGITFLASSGDLGAYNDLPTVYGSANYPASSPFVTAVGGTSLFANIINGYISTYNATGDYGTEIAWSVNPLYFGVVQGTVSSGGGYSQLFPAPWYQRYVTHSNYRAIPDVAADANPYTGFVIYALGQEAVIGGTSLSAPLWAGIIADIDGIVGHPLGLVNPVLYEIYQNTTLYHEAFHPISLGYNGYYYANSSYNLVTGLGSPNAGMLGIIIKHLLSKSLAISVSTFELGVFQPWYFYGSTFTIDAYITYPNNTIVSQGSFNAYIYTDEGYLSTVPLSFNGTYWVGNYTITPNDPPNIWEIVINGSSGQFTGVGTVEVDVGESINIVSPIPYPFNFPIPYNSPFGIEAWIYYPNGTPVVNQSVTAYLVSSSGKLLASIPLLMMAPGLYEGNYALLPPLPQGTYLLIINDSYGSAFSYVYFGEYNFGAILTPINDGFPAASPGQNITIIDEVLTPELTGIFTSNVTAYIYNQNGNPIGQVKLTPAPDIIQFGVYLLFFLYYANFTIPFDASPGFYNVVIQSVSNTSTGLVKANFVTSFYVSPANLTLNVKVNSVVYEGEVLKIYANITYPNGTPVKYGMFTATVLPTSLNYEQLIIGFQAGIPLQYNSTLGEWVGIYEIPSIFYGSIFQGSSVYSLAGPWNVIVSGVSWDGYNLYSTPSSFNFVNVMPYTFINNIIINSKSLDSPLLLKINSTTYMLSNVKSNNVTINGMNVILDNVIANTITVKNSNVMISSSSINQLVLENSSVSIIESKVGGNNIAVVANDSNVTIASSIIQNSRYAFLQPNSVIILSGVSMYNVTDLSAIPAPKITYLSTTNVTVSKESIIVSITGEYLRLLGVSMNNKPVSYSVVSSSPSSISLSIPFNASQFSDGQYVFTVSVSDGLPYNLTFNILNNYHLVTVQGRIITLQGSVNLLTAIAIISLIIAIIAIILLFVFMRRR; encoded by the coding sequence ATGGAAAGGAGAATAATACAAGTTATAGTTATATCTACTTTTTTGTTAATATCCGTTTTATTCCCCTTACTATCTTTAGCCTATTCCACAACCTCTGTAAACCCCAGCTATCCTCAGTCTAGCATTATCTCATCTCTACCCTCAAATACTAACATTATTCTTTCTTTTTTTATTCCCCCAAAGAATCTTAATGAGCTTTATTTAGTGACACAAGAAGTAGCTAACCATCAAATTAAGCCACTAAGTAACGCTCAGCTTATCTCCATGTTTAGTAATCAAGAGAAGGTTAACGAGACTATAGAATACCTTGAGAGTAAGGGTTTCGCAATAGTGTATAAGAGTCCCTTCGAAGTCATGGCTGAAGCACCAATTTCCCTTGTTTCATCAGTTTTCGAGACTAGTTTCGTAGTAGCCAAATCGGCTAGTGGTGAGATATATTATAAACCAGCTGGTAACGTTAAAATACCTTCTGTTCTCGACAACGTACTAATAGGTGGTTTAACAAACTTTACCAACGTATCGTTACCTTTAATTCAGTTAGGTAAATTGGAAAATGGGAATTTAATACCTAATAAACAAGTTTATTCCTCATTTGTCTATACTTTCCAATTCTCCGCTACATGGTATACTCCTAAAGTTATTGAGGGGGCTTACAATATAACTCCACTGCTAAATTCAACTGCTGATAAAAAAGTTACAATTGCAGTAATAGATGCCTACGGTGATCCAGAGATATATCAGGATGTAAATCTGTTTGACGCTAAGTTCGGTTTACCATCAATAAACTTGACCGTATTACCGGTCGGTCCTTACAATCCAGAAAATGGATTGTTTACTGGTTGGTTCCAAGAAGTTGCGTTAGATGTTGAGGCAGCTCACGCAGCTGCTCCATATTCCAATATTCTATTAGTTGTTGCCCCATCAGCAACCTTAGAAGGATTATTTTCGGCAATTGATATTGTTGTAAGCGAGGATTTAGCACAAGTAGTTTCCATGAGCTGGGGTCTTCCCGGGATACTATTTGGTGCTTCAGGTTTCTATGCCGTATTCAATGGTATAGCATTTCCCAACTATCCCTATTACGATTATTACTTTGAGCTAGGTTCAGCTGAGGGTATTACGTTTTTAGCGTCATCTGGAGATTTAGGTGCTTATAATGATTTACCAACTGTTTACGGCTCAGCGAATTATCCTGCATCATCTCCTTTCGTTACAGCTGTAGGTGGTACTTCCCTTTTTGCTAATATTATTAACGGTTACATTTCCACTTATAATGCTACAGGGGATTATGGTACTGAGATTGCGTGGAGTGTTAATCCATTGTATTTTGGTGTTGTCCAAGGTACTGTGAGTTCTGGGGGTGGATATAGTCAGTTGTTCCCAGCTCCTTGGTATCAGCGTTATGTTACTCATTCGAATTATAGGGCTATTCCAGATGTTGCGGCAGACGCTAATCCATATACTGGGTTTGTAATTTATGCTTTAGGTCAAGAAGCGGTAATTGGTGGAACTAGTCTTTCTGCCCCATTGTGGGCTGGAATCATTGCTGATATAGATGGAATTGTCGGCCATCCATTAGGTTTGGTAAATCCAGTACTTTATGAAATTTACCAAAATACTACTTTGTATCATGAGGCTTTTCATCCAATAAGTCTAGGATATAATGGCTATTATTATGCTAATTCCTCTTACAATCTAGTTACTGGCTTAGGAAGTCCTAATGCTGGTATGTTAGGAATTATCATAAAGCATTTACTATCCAAGAGTTTAGCAATATCTGTAAGTACTTTTGAGCTTGGAGTTTTTCAACCTTGGTATTTCTACGGCTCTACTTTTACAATAGATGCGTACATAACTTATCCTAACAATACAATTGTTAGTCAAGGTAGTTTTAACGCATATATATACACTGATGAGGGATATTTGTCAACAGTCCCCTTATCCTTTAATGGTACTTATTGGGTTGGTAATTATACCATAACTCCTAATGACCCGCCAAATATCTGGGAAATAGTAATTAACGGTAGTTCTGGTCAGTTTACTGGAGTTGGAACTGTAGAAGTTGATGTTGGTGAATCAATCAATATCGTATCTCCCATTCCTTATCCCTTTAACTTCCCTATTCCATATAACTCACCATTTGGCATTGAGGCTTGGATATACTATCCTAATGGTACTCCAGTGGTTAATCAAAGTGTTACAGCATATTTAGTTAGTAGTAGCGGTAAGCTATTGGCTTCTATACCCTTATTGATGATGGCTCCAGGGTTATATGAGGGTAATTACGCCCTACTTCCTCCATTACCACAAGGTACTTATTTACTAATAATAAACGACTCATATGGTAGCGCTTTCTCTTACGTATATTTTGGTGAGTATAATTTTGGTGCAATTTTAACTCCAATAAACGATGGATTTCCAGCTGCGTCCCCCGGGCAAAACATAACTATAATTGACGAGGTGCTTACGCCAGAACTTACTGGCATATTTACGTCTAATGTCACTGCATACATTTATAATCAGAATGGTAACCCTATAGGGCAAGTTAAACTTACTCCAGCTCCAGATATAATACAATTCGGCGTTTATTTGCTCTTCTTCCTCTATTACGCTAACTTCACAATACCTTTCGATGCTTCTCCTGGATTCTATAATGTTGTAATACAATCTGTGAGTAATACTTCTACTGGATTAGTTAAAGCCAACTTCGTTACATCGTTTTACGTTTCCCCAGCTAACCTGACACTAAATGTAAAGGTGAATAGTGTAGTCTATGAGGGTGAGGTTTTGAAGATTTACGCTAACATAACTTATCCTAATGGTACTCCAGTTAAGTATGGGATGTTCACTGCAACAGTATTACCGACTTCCCTTAATTATGAACAGTTAATCATAGGATTCCAAGCTGGAATACCACTACAGTATAATTCTACTTTGGGAGAATGGGTTGGTATTTATGAGATTCCCTCCATATTTTACGGTTCCATATTCCAAGGGTCCTCTGTATATTCCTTAGCTGGTCCTTGGAATGTTATAGTTTCTGGTGTGTCTTGGGATGGTTATAATTTATATTCTACTCCAAGTTCCTTTAACTTCGTTAATGTTATGCCTTATACTTTCATCAATAATATTATAATAAACAGTAAATCCCTAGATTCACCCCTATTATTGAAAATCAACTCTACAACATATATGTTATCTAATGTTAAATCAAATAATGTAACAATAAACGGAATGAACGTTATTTTAGATAACGTTATAGCTAATACGATAACTGTTAAGAACTCTAATGTGATGATATCATCATCGAGTATTAACCAGTTAGTATTAGAGAATTCTTCAGTCTCAATTATAGAATCTAAAGTAGGAGGGAATAATATTGCTGTAGTTGCTAATGATTCCAATGTGACTATAGCCTCATCGATAATACAAAATTCAAGATATGCGTTTCTACAACCCAATTCAGTAATTATCCTAAGTGGTGTTAGTATGTATAACGTAACTGACTTGTCTGCAATACCTGCTCCTAAGATAACGTACTTATCAACAACTAATGTTACTGTATCTAAAGAATCAATAATTGTTAGCATAACTGGGGAATACCTAAGACTTCTAGGAGTTTCAATGAACAACAAGCCAGTAAGTTATAGTGTAGTTTCATCTTCACCTTCGTCAATAAGTCTAAGCATACCGTTTAATGCTTCTCAATTTTCTGATGGTCAATATGTATTTACGGTAAGCGTATCTGATGGGTTACCTTATAATTTGACCTTTAACATCTTAAATAATTATCATCTAGTAACTGTACAAGGTCGTATTATAACATTACAAGGATCAGTGAATTTATTAACTGCAATAGCAATAATATCCTTAATAATAGCAATAATAGCTATTATTCTATTGTTCGTATTCATGAGAAGGAGGTGA
- the ssh7b gene encoding chromatin protein Ssh7b: MVTVKFKYKGEEKEVDTSKIKKVWRVGKMISFTYDEGGGKTGRGAVSEKDAPKELLQMLEKQKK; encoded by the coding sequence ATGGTAACAGTAAAGTTCAAGTACAAGGGAGAAGAGAAGGAAGTAGACACAAGTAAGATAAAGAAGGTATGGAGAGTTGGCAAGATGATAAGCTTCACCTATGACGAGGGTGGAGGAAAGACCGGTAGAGGAGCAGTAAGCGAGAAAGACGCTCCAAAAGAGCTATTACAAATGTTAGAGAAACAAAAGAAATAA
- a CDS encoding amino acid permease yields the protein MAKLFVRETSGLTKNVSLLDATMLNVANMGAGLAIFIGISPYIVKGGVLWIASLLTFLFTLPLVFLYTYFISRIPRTGGDYIWLSRKLNGPLGAIMGVALAFNMPPFFALSAFFSVSAINTVLLTIGTLNSQPYLVNLANNVFTTSNAILAYGLAALAFLIIILINIIRPRWGYTLTSALGVLSLLGTLVAILVLALNVSDFHNAIQPFLKNFNLTVQPYSGPTFSLSSTFYMIPYFASFAYIWLYAGPAVASEIKNKSGIRYNLILGSLLTLLFITVPFLLMDIAAGYGFNYSLYPSGTYNFWTVAIALSHNYALEWFIGISLIAWEFFVMAFGVVVFARYVFAFSFDRLFPEVFSRLNRQGSPAYAHLLDFAVTLVFLAVPVISPNGYEALYSYTPLAIAYLVLVSIAGIRQALSEGNVGMLISAIFSIGFLGFMGYEAFTNPYFGVISYNGAPYWPGIAYIASLIGLGVITFISSYYYRKKSGIDLRLVYKEIPPD from the coding sequence ATGGCTAAACTGTTTGTTAGGGAAACCTCCGGTCTCACTAAAAACGTCTCTTTGCTAGATGCAACAATGTTAAATGTAGCTAACATGGGTGCTGGTTTAGCGATCTTTATCGGCATAAGTCCTTACATAGTCAAGGGTGGGGTATTATGGATAGCTTCATTGCTAACTTTCCTATTCACCTTACCCCTTGTATTTCTTTACACTTACTTTATTTCTAGGATCCCTAGGACTGGAGGTGATTATATTTGGCTATCTAGAAAGCTTAATGGTCCTTTAGGCGCTATAATGGGCGTTGCGTTAGCCTTTAATATGCCTCCGTTCTTCGCATTATCAGCGTTCTTTTCTGTTTCAGCAATAAATACTGTACTGTTAACCATAGGTACTTTGAATTCCCAGCCCTATCTGGTTAATCTAGCTAATAACGTGTTTACAACTAGTAATGCTATTCTAGCTTATGGTTTAGCAGCACTTGCTTTTCTAATAATAATTCTCATTAATATTATCAGACCAAGATGGGGTTATACTTTAACGTCAGCACTTGGGGTGCTCTCGCTTTTAGGCACTCTAGTTGCAATTCTTGTATTAGCGCTTAATGTTTCAGACTTTCATAATGCGATTCAGCCCTTCTTGAAGAACTTTAATTTAACTGTTCAACCGTATTCTGGACCAACATTTAGTTTATCTTCAACGTTCTATATGATTCCTTACTTTGCATCATTTGCTTACATCTGGTTATATGCCGGACCAGCTGTCGCTTCTGAGATAAAGAACAAGAGCGGCATAAGATACAATTTAATTTTAGGTAGTTTGTTGACTCTTCTCTTTATAACTGTCCCATTCCTGTTAATGGATATTGCTGCAGGATATGGATTTAATTACTCTTTGTATCCATCAGGAACTTATAATTTCTGGACTGTTGCTATTGCTTTATCTCATAATTACGCTTTGGAGTGGTTTATAGGGATTAGTTTGATAGCTTGGGAGTTCTTTGTCATGGCTTTCGGTGTTGTTGTTTTCGCTAGGTACGTGTTTGCCTTTTCCTTTGATAGGTTATTCCCAGAGGTGTTTTCAAGGTTAAATAGGCAAGGTTCACCTGCTTATGCTCATCTCTTAGATTTTGCGGTAACTTTAGTGTTCTTAGCAGTACCAGTAATAAGTCCTAACGGATACGAGGCCTTATACAGTTATACTCCTTTGGCTATTGCTTATTTAGTTTTAGTCTCGATAGCTGGTATTAGACAAGCTTTAAGTGAGGGAAATGTGGGTATGCTAATATCTGCTATATTTTCTATTGGGTTTTTGGGTTTTATGGGATACGAGGCTTTTACTAATCCTTACTTCGGTGTTATATCTTATAACGGTGCACCTTACTGGCCGGGAATAGCCTATATAGCTAGCTTAATAGGATTAGGCGTTATTACTTTTATATCATCATACTATTATAGGAAGAAGAGTGGTATAGATTTAAGGTTAGTGTATAAGGAGATACCACCGGATTAA